Proteins found in one Salvelinus sp. IW2-2015 unplaced genomic scaffold, ASM291031v2 Un_scaffold6450, whole genome shotgun sequence genomic segment:
- the bnipl gene encoding bcl-2/adenovirus E1B 19 kDa-interacting protein 2-like protein isoform X3, with protein sequence MGTYTDQGDQYMLNGSPEGAKAASYIQDMELREEWQDEEFPRPLPEDSHSPETQGENAERPAPPTSLALSENPIRKKRLVAPTLSLTLSRTDSADRSVRSGDTGYSAAALSPDKDDTELDINLEALETPSDSESCNFPDSMHELEWEDDLPRLGRGEDGVSGTTVMEQAEMGSMELDQVDNRGRRWRRFCVTGQEYHVNMSVLEPYLQVLSHGGYYGEAMNAIITFSSCYLPENTVENYEYVMDNLFRYIVGTLDLMVSEGYVMVYLCSMAPRNKMPAIKWLRQCYTSIDRRYRGLKGLFVVHPAWYIKALITVVKPFISEKFSRKIRFIHSLQELSEYIPMERLQIPDSIREYDARMNR encoded by the exons ATGGGGACCTATACAGACCAGGGGGACCAGTATATGCTAAATGG GAGTCCAGAGGGGGCGAAGGCTGCTTCCTACATCCAGGACATGGAGCTGAGGGAGGAATGGCAGGATGAGGAGTTCCCCAG ACCTCTTCCTGAAGATTCCCATAGTCCTGAGACCCAAGGAGAAAATGCAGAGAGACCAG CTCCACCCACCAGCCTGGCCCTGTCAGAAAACCCCATAAGGAAGAAGCGTCTGGTGGCGCCCACCCTCAGCCTGACCCTGTCCCGTACCGACTCAGCGGACCGCAGCGTGAGGTCGGGGGACACCGGGTACTCTGCCGCTGCCCTCTCACCTGACAAAGATGACACGGAGCTGGACATCAACCTGGAGGCCCTGGAGACGCCCTCGGACAGCGAGTCCTGCAACTTCCCTGACAGCATGCACGAACTGGagtgggagg ATGACCTGCCGCGGCTGGGCCGGGGGGAGGATGGTGTCTCAGGCACCACGGTGATGGAGCAGGCAGAGATGGGCTCCATGGAGCTAGACCAGGTGGACAACAGGGGGCGCCGCTGGAGAAGGTTCTGCGTCACAGGACAGGAGTACCACGTCAACATGAGTGTCCTGGAGCCATACCTCCAGGTGCTCTCCCACGGAG GTTATTACGGGGAGGCTATGAACGCCATCATCACGTTCTCCTCCTGTTACCTACCAGAGAACACGGTGGAGAACTATGAGTACGTCATGGACAATCTCTTCAG GTACATAGTGGGGACGCTGGACCTGATGGTGTCAGAAGGCTATGTCATGGTGTACCTGTGCAGCATGGCTCCCAGGAATAAGATGCCCGCCATCAAATGGCTGCGACAGTGTTACACCTCCATTGACAGAAGGTACA GAGGATTGAAGGGGCTTTTTGTGGTCCACCCTGCCTGGTACATCAAAGCACTCATCACTGTCGTCAAGCCTTTCATCAG TGAGAAGTTCAGCCGGAAGATCCGCTTCATTCACAGCCTGCAGGAGCTGTCCGAGTACATCCCCATGGAACGCCTGCAGATTCCCGACAGCATCCGAGA GTATGATGCGAGGATGAACAGGTGA
- the bnipl gene encoding bcl-2/adenovirus E1B 19 kDa-interacting protein 2-like protein isoform X1 — MSARLYRGKGERSPEGAKAASYIQDMELREEWQDEEFPRPLPEDSHSPETQGENAERPAPPTSLALSENPIRKKRLVAPTLSLTLSRTDSADRSVRSGDTGYSAAALSPDKDDTELDINLEALETPSDSESCNFPDSMHELEWEDDLPRLGRGEDGVSGTTVMEQAEMGSMELDQVDNRGRRWRRFCVTGQEYHVNMSVLEPYLQVLSHGGYYGEAMNAIITFSSCYLPENTVENYEYVMDNLFRYIVGTLDLMVSEGYVMVYLCSMAPRNKMPAIKWLRQCYTSIDRRYSTFLLLFLSQGSLCCCTERVQRRGQVALWFSV; from the exons ATGAGTGCGCGTTTATACAGAGGAAAGGGTGAAAG GAGTCCAGAGGGGGCGAAGGCTGCTTCCTACATCCAGGACATGGAGCTGAGGGAGGAATGGCAGGATGAGGAGTTCCCCAG ACCTCTTCCTGAAGATTCCCATAGTCCTGAGACCCAAGGAGAAAATGCAGAGAGACCAG CTCCACCCACCAGCCTGGCCCTGTCAGAAAACCCCATAAGGAAGAAGCGTCTGGTGGCGCCCACCCTCAGCCTGACCCTGTCCCGTACCGACTCAGCGGACCGCAGCGTGAGGTCGGGGGACACCGGGTACTCTGCCGCTGCCCTCTCACCTGACAAAGATGACACGGAGCTGGACATCAACCTGGAGGCCCTGGAGACGCCCTCGGACAGCGAGTCCTGCAACTTCCCTGACAGCATGCACGAACTGGagtgggagg ATGACCTGCCGCGGCTGGGCCGGGGGGAGGATGGTGTCTCAGGCACCACGGTGATGGAGCAGGCAGAGATGGGCTCCATGGAGCTAGACCAGGTGGACAACAGGGGGCGCCGCTGGAGAAGGTTCTGCGTCACAGGACAGGAGTACCACGTCAACATGAGTGTCCTGGAGCCATACCTCCAGGTGCTCTCCCACGGAG GTTATTACGGGGAGGCTATGAACGCCATCATCACGTTCTCCTCCTGTTACCTACCAGAGAACACGGTGGAGAACTATGAGTACGTCATGGACAATCTCTTCAG GTACATAGTGGGGACGCTGGACCTGATGGTGTCAGAAGGCTATGTCATGGTGTACCTGTGCAGCATGGCTCCCAGGAATAAGATGCCCGCCATCAAATGGCTGCGACAGTGTTACACCTCCATTGACAGAAGGTACAGTACYttcctcttgctctttctctcacaAGGTTCCCTCTGCTGTTGTACTGAAAGAGTCCAGAGGAGGGGGCAAGTGGCCCTATGGTTCTCTGTATAG
- the bnipl gene encoding bcl-2/adenovirus E1B 19 kDa-interacting protein 2-like protein isoform X2, giving the protein MELREEWQDEEFPRPLPEDSHSPETQGENAERPAPPTSLALSENPIRKKRLVAPTLSLTLSRTDSADRSVRSGDTGYSAAALSPDKDDTELDINLEALETPSDSESCNFPDSMHELEWEDDLPRLGRGEDGVSGTTVMEQAEMGSMELDQVDNRGRRWRRFCVTGQEYHVNMSVLEPYLQVLSHGGYYGEAMNAIITFSSCYLPENTVENYEYVMDNLFRYIVGTLDLMVSEGYVMVYLCSMAPRNKMPAIKWLRQCYTSIDRRYSTFLLLFLSQGSLCCCTERVQRRGQVALWFSV; this is encoded by the exons ATGGAGCTGAGGGAGGAATGGCAGGATGAGGAGTTCCCCAG ACCTCTTCCTGAAGATTCCCATAGTCCTGAGACCCAAGGAGAAAATGCAGAGAGACCAG CTCCACCCACCAGCCTGGCCCTGTCAGAAAACCCCATAAGGAAGAAGCGTCTGGTGGCGCCCACCCTCAGCCTGACCCTGTCCCGTACCGACTCAGCGGACCGCAGCGTGAGGTCGGGGGACACCGGGTACTCTGCCGCTGCCCTCTCACCTGACAAAGATGACACGGAGCTGGACATCAACCTGGAGGCCCTGGAGACGCCCTCGGACAGCGAGTCCTGCAACTTCCCTGACAGCATGCACGAACTGGagtgggagg ATGACCTGCCGCGGCTGGGCCGGGGGGAGGATGGTGTCTCAGGCACCACGGTGATGGAGCAGGCAGAGATGGGCTCCATGGAGCTAGACCAGGTGGACAACAGGGGGCGCCGCTGGAGAAGGTTCTGCGTCACAGGACAGGAGTACCACGTCAACATGAGTGTCCTGGAGCCATACCTCCAGGTGCTCTCCCACGGAG GTTATTACGGGGAGGCTATGAACGCCATCATCACGTTCTCCTCCTGTTACCTACCAGAGAACACGGTGGAGAACTATGAGTACGTCATGGACAATCTCTTCAG GTACATAGTGGGGACGCTGGACCTGATGGTGTCAGAAGGCTATGTCATGGTGTACCTGTGCAGCATGGCTCCCAGGAATAAGATGCCCGCCATCAAATGGCTGCGACAGTGTTACACCTCCATTGACAGAAGGTACAGTACYttcctcttgctctttctctcacaAGGTTCCCTCTGCTGTTGTACTGAAAGAGTCCAGAGGAGGGGGCAAGTGGCCCTATGGTTCTCTGTATAG